The DNA window GCTGGGTACTGCGTATCCAGCCAGGCCAGCACCGCAGCAGGGGACTGCTCATAGGCGCGGCGGATGGGCTTTTGCGGCGTGAACCCCCAGCGCGCCAGAGACTTGCCCACGGAGCGCACCTGCAAGGCCATGCCGCATTCGCGTTCGATGAGTTGCATCACGGCCGCTCGGCTCCACAGGGCAAAGTCCATCTTGAGTTGCTCGGGACGGTGGTCACAGATCATCTGTTGCAGGCGCGCTTCTTGCTCCGCACTGAGCACACGCTGCTGCCCCTGCCGACGGCCTCTGCGCTGGGGCGCCAGCGCAGCCATCCCCCCGGCTTCATAACGGTCAATGGTCTTGCTCACCGCCGTGTAGCTCAGCCCCACGTCGGCGGCAATCTGCGTGCGCGTGCGCCCGCGTTGGTGCGCCCGAACGACCTGCCGGCGCCGCTCGTGTTGCTCGGCTGACGTCAGCCGTCTTGCATCGTCGTTGTCCATGAACTCGCACACCACCCTAAAGTTCAATCTATTTAAGGGCAGAATCTATAACAGTGCCGAACTGCGGCTCGTACAGATCGGGTTTGAGCACGCCTTCCTTGAGGTTGTCAAGCACGACGTGACGGCAGGAGTCGGCGAAGGCGACCTGGTCGACCAGGCTCAGACAGATGGTCGCGGTGCAGCGCTTGAAGTGCCATGGCGCCTCAATGAACTTGAACTGCGGTGCAGCACGCACGCCGACACAGTGCAGAACGCCGGAGTCTGTGGCCGGGGTGGGCGGGATTTAGGTGGTCGCCATGAATCTCATGCTAGGATCGCGCCAAAATTCAATGACTGGCAATCCCCTAAGTGGGTGGAAATTGCTTTTGTAGAACGCAATTTTCGACCGGGCTCCCTGTCATTGGCTCAAATAGCCCGCGCCTAACCGGGCCAGATCAGCTTCTGAGTGTTCGGTTTATGCCGGCATCCAAGGGGGGCCAACCAAGTGCTTATCGCGTGTCGCAGTGAGCAGGATGCTTGCATCTTACCGATGCTCAGCCTGCTCCTGCGAGTACTGATTAGGCCCGATTCCTTGAAGAACTAGGCGGTGTCAAGAACATGTTCAACTTACATTTAAGAAGAGGTGTGGCCTCATTGCTGGCAGGTTTTGCCATCGTTTCAACGTTAGCTTTATCGGCTTGCGGAGGTGGAGGGGGCGCTGAGGCTGCACAGTCTGTAGCAGCAAACTCGCAGCCTTCAATTCCTTCAGTCTTCTCCTCGATCAAGCTGCCCTGGCAAGTATGGACGCCGACGGCGCCGGTGACACCGCCGTCCACAACCGGCAAGACCTACTACGTCAGCCCGACGGGCAGCGACGGCAACAACGGCACATCGATGGCGACGGCCTTTGCCACACCCCAACATGCGGCCGATATTGTGCAAGCGGGCGATACCGTATTGATCGCGGCCGGGACCTACCACGGCACCCTCAACCTGATCAACGGCGCCAGTGGCGTGGCCGGCAAGCCCATCACCTTCGGCTCCTACGGCAATGGACCCGTCATCATTGACGCTTCTCCCGTCATCGCAACAAGCGCCTGGAGGCAGGTTTCCGGCTCGGTCTGGCAGGCGCCGCTTGGCGTGACACCCGATGCGGTCGTGGTGAACAGTGTGCCGCTCAGGCCGGCGCTATCGGCGGCGTACCAGGCCACCTCGTCGCCCCCGCCCACCGACGCCAGCCTCGTGACGCCAGGCTCGGGGCTTTGGGCCTACACCTCCGGGGTGCTGAGCGTGGACTTCGGTGGCACCACGCCGGCAGCGGCCAATATCGTCATCCCGGCCCAGTCCAACCAGAATCCGATCTATTGGTTCAACAAGAACTATCTCATCTTCAATGGCTTGACAGCGCAAGGCTCGGGTGCCGGCGGCATCTGGGGCTACGGCAGCAACATCCTCGTCAGCAACTGCAACGCACAGTTCAACGACAAGGCCGGCATCAACTTCATGGCGATCGGTGGCGACGGCGCCAACAACGCCAACAACCAGGCCCTTTACAACCGCGTCTACCAAAACGCCATGCTCAACTGGCCACGCGGCAACAACGGCTTCGCCTCGTCCAGTGGTGGCTGGAGCGGTGGCCTGGTGTTCACCAACAGCCTCAACGGCTTGGCCCGTGGCAATGTGGTCTACGACAACGGTGGCGAAGGCATCATCTCCTACGGCAGCGCCCCGGGCGTGCAAACCGGGGGCACGGTGTTTGAGCAAAACGTGTCGATGGACAACTGGTCGGCCAATATGTACTTCGACAACCAGCCCAACGATATTGCACGCCAGAACATCCTGTACTTCAGCGGCTACAACCAGAGCGACTGGATTCATCCCTACGATCCCAATGTCTACCCATGGAGCACGATGTATAAGTTCAACTCCGGCATATCCATCGGCGATGAATGCGGCTCCTCCGGGGCCAACCCCTGCACCGCCAATCTGGCCAACACGCAGATCTACAACAATCTGATCGTGGGGTTCCGAGTGGGCATTGCCGAGTACTGGGAAGGCAACGCCATGCTCACCAGCAGCAGCCAGCATGGGCTGAAAAATACATTGATCGCCAACAACACCATCGTGATGCCACCGACGACGCCGCCCGGCACATACGCGATCGGGCTGTATCTGTGGGACAACGGCGCCAACAACTACAACAGCCAAGTCGTCAACAACCTCATTGTCGGCTTCGACAAGACCGAGCCGGTGATCTGGTATCAGGGCACTGGGGCCGATCCGGGCGTGAGCATCAACAACAATGCCTACTGGAACGCGGGCTATGCCAACACCTTCAACCTGGGGTTCAATCAGGTGGCGAATGACACGTTCGCGCAGTGGCAGGCCGCATCCGGGAACGATGCGCAGGGCATGTTCGGCAATCCGATGCTGACCAACCTGGGCGCGCTGGGCAATCCAAGCGCAGCCCCGTACAGCTATCTCAACGCGGTTCCCGCCGCGGGTTCCCCGCTGATTGGCAAAGGGCAGACCCTGGCGGCCTTCTCGACCAACTTGGCTGGTGCCGTGCGCTCTGGACCCTGGACTATCGGAGCCTTCTGAGCGCCCCCAGCAGTCCGCCAGCGGACTCCCCCCGAAGGGTCAAGACAACTCGGGAGCGGCCCTGCGTTTCCTTGAGCGTCCAAGAACATGCTGCCTCACGGCAGCCCTCGCAAGCCCACCTCGATGAACGGACGGTGGGCTTTTTCAATTTGGCTAGGACGCAACGCATGATGAAAGCGAGCCAAGAGCATTCAAAGGGCATGTTGCGCCGAGATTGGCCGTACTGGGAGGCGCGGAACCCGAATCTGTGGCACAGATTTTTTTGATCCAGATTCAGAAGTTTGCGAAGCCTGCATTCTGGCTTCAAGCATCAAACTACGATAGCGAGCTACCAAGCCAACAAAAATCCAGAAATTGGACATGAGATTGCCATCAACGAATCGGCTCCCATAAAAATTGACCATTGCAACCGCAATCGTTGCCAGTGAAAGGCTGATGCCATAAAGTTTTGAATCTTGAGAGGCATCCAATTTCTCGATCGATCTCCCTAATAAGTACAAACTAAAAAATAGAGAAATTAATGCAATCGGAGCAAAAATACCATCTTCGGTTGTGCAGAGCACGTAATAGCTGTGCGCGTCGAAATTGGCCTCGGTTGGTACGTAAGTGCCAATGGTTCTAGTAAAATGATTTAATCCTATGCCCCAGGGATTGCTCATGATTATCTCTGCAGCTCCTCCCCATATAACGAATCGACTTACAGTGCTTTCGTCCAATTCTTTGTTCAGTGGTGCTGAAACGACACCGGGCATAGAGTCTCTGGTCTGCATGGTCATATCGATTCGAGCGATAACTGAATCAGGCAGCCAAGCATGGTAATTGAACAGTGCGACGACAATGATCAAGCCTAGGAGACTGTCGGACTTTGCGGTCTTCCGGATGAAGACGCTATCCGAGACAATTGCTGCTGCACAACCGAGAGCCCGAGCCGATGAGCCGCTTCGTCCCTGTTGACCGAGACACCGCATATCTGTTGCCACCGTCGGTGGACGAATGGCTGCCCACTGATCACTTGGCGCGCTTCGTGGTCGAAGTCATCGAGCAGCTTGATCTGGGCGATCTGGCCCGACAGTACGCAGGCCGGGGCTCGGCG is part of the Thiomonas sp. X19 genome and encodes:
- a CDS encoding O-antigen ligase encodes the protein MIIVVALFNYHAWLPDSVIARIDMTMQTRDSMPGVVSAPLNKELDESTVSRFVIWGGAAEIIMSNPWGIGLNHFTRTIGTYVPTEANFDAHSYYVLCTTEDGIFAPIALISLFFSLYLLGRSIEKLDASQDSKLYGISLSLATIAVAMVNFYGSRFVDGNLMSNFWIFVGLVARYRSLMLEARMQASQTSESGSKKSVPQIRVPRLPVRPISAQHAL